The genomic stretch CGTGGTCCTCGTCCAGCTCGCCGGGCAGGCTGACGCTGTAGCGGAACTTGCCGACCTTGCGGGTGCGGCGCCGCAGGATGCCGGCGCGCTCCCTCTCCTTGATCTCGCCGGAGATGGTCAGCATCCCGTCGTCGAGCTGGACGTCGACATCGTCGCGTGCCGCGCCGGGCAGCTCGAGCTCCACCACGAAAGCGTCATCGGTCTCCTCGAGGTCGGCCAGCGGCACCCAGCGGTCGAGCGAGCCGCCGGTCTCCTGCCAGAGCCTGGCGAACCGCTCCTGGAGCTCCTCCAGCTCCCGGAAGGGATCCCACCGCTCCGCGGCCTTGGGTCGGGTCGGTGCGGGCAGTGCCATGTCTGCGTCCTCCTCTCGCAGGGATGTCGGAACTGCACGAGATGAAACTTGCAGTCACCGCTGTAGATTCCCGGCCGGGCAGGGACGTAACCTGAGCGGCCGTCGCGCGTTGTACCGGCCAGTAGCTTTCCCCGGCTCCGATGGAGAAGCCCGTGCCCGGTCGCAAGCAGAGTCTCGTCACCGTCGTCCTGTCCGCCCTGGTCGTCCTGCTCGTGGGCACCCCCGTGGCGCAGGCGGGGGACCCGCTGCACTACGTGGCGCTGGGCGACTCCTACAGCGCCGCGTCCGGCGTCCTGCCGCCGGATCCCGAAGCGCCGCCGCAGTGCCTGCGGTCGCTCGCCAACTATCCGCACGTGATCGCTGCCGAGACCGGTGCACAGCTCACCGACGTGAGCTGCGGCGGCGCGGATACCACCGACTACTTCGAGCCGCAGCACGACGGCGTCGCCCCGCAGCTCGACGCCGTGACCGCGGACGCAGACCTGGTCACCATGACCATCGGCGGCAACGACAGCGGCGTCTTCATCAACTCGATCATCCTGTGCGGCCAGGCCGGGCTCTCGACGCTCGGCAAGGGCAGCCCCTGCAAGGACAGGTACGGCTCGTCCTTCGAGGACACCGTCCGCAGCACGACCTACCCGTCGCTGGTCACGGCGCTCTCCGCCGTGCGGGACCGCGCCCCCGACGCCGAGGTCGCGATCATCGGCTACCCGTGGATCCTCCCGAAGACGGGCGGCTGCTTCGACAGGATGCCGGTGGCCGAGGGTGACGTCCCCTACCTGCGCTCGCTGCAGGCCACCCTCAACGACGCCGTCAAGCAGGCGGCGAAGAAGACCGGCGTCACCTACGTGGACATGAACCGGGTGTCCGAGGGCCACGACGCCTGCCAGCCGATCGGCGTCCGCTGGATCGAGCCGGTCCTGCAGTCGACCAACCCGGTCGTCGTCCACCCGAACGCCCTCGGCGAGCAGCAGATGGCCGCGCAGGCGATGAAGGTGCTCGGCCTGCGCTGAGTCGCGGCAGGATGCGGGCATGGACTTCGAGTCCGGCCTGGAACCGGACATGCAGCCGAACCTCGACCAGTTCCTCCTCGACCGCATCGCCGAGGACAAGCGGATCGCCACCGACGCGGCGTTGGCCTCGGGCCGGGAGGAGTGGACGGCCGACGACCTGCCCGGGACGGATCGACCGCACCAGGTCGGCGATCACCTGAGCCGGCACGACCCGGCGCGGGTGCTCGCGGAGTGCAGCGCGAAGCGGCGGCTCGTCCTCGCCTGCCGGGACGCCCGACCGGAGTACCGGTTCCTCGGCCGGCGCCCGGAGGGCCTGGCCGACTTTCCGCTGTCGCCCGCGGATCAGCACCAACTGGCGGCGGTGACGCTGGCGCTGCTGGCCCTCCCGTACGCCGATCACGCGGAGTACCAGAAGGCCTGGCGGCCCTAGGCGCGCCGGGCTCGCACGATGCCCCCGGAGCCTGCCCGCTCGGTACGGTGTCGGAGGATCACAGCTGTGCCGCGGCGTCGCCGGTGCGCACCATCACCGGATCGAGGCCCATGACCGACGTCCTCTGGCAGCGCCGCCCGCGGCCACGCCCCGGCTCGCCGGTCCTGGTCGGCTGGCGCGGCGAGCCGACGACCGCCGCCGAGGTCCGGGGCCTGCGGATGCAGCTGCGCACGCTCCTCTCCGGCAGGACCCGGCCGCCGGGCGCGACCGACGACGACGTCGACCGGCTGCTCCTGGCCTTCGAGGAGCTGGTCAGCAACGGGCTCCGGCACGGCCGTGCCCCGGTGCACGTCAGCCTCACCGAGACGGGCGGCGGCTGGCTGCTCGAGGTCAGCGACGCGGCCGGCGACACCCCACCGGTCCCCGCGGTCGGCCGGGACGCCGCACACGGTGGCCTGGGGCTCTACCTCGTCGCATCGCTCTCCGGCGCCCACGGCTGGACCACCGCCGACAACGGACGGAAGGTCGTCTGGGCGCGCGTCGACTTCAGCGGCGACGAGCCGTCACAGGAGCGTCCCGCCCCCGTCGCGGGGCCGGAGCTCCGGATCCGGCGGGCCGTGCCGCCGGCCGCCGTGGCACCTGCGGCGGCTCCTCCGGTCGCGCGCGCTCCCGCGGCGTCCCAGCGGCCGGCGCGGCTGCGGCCTTCCCGCCTGAGCGTGCTCGCCACCGCCGTCGTCCTGCTGGTCGCCCTCGCCCTCGCCTGGCTCGCCTCGTCGGTGAACGCGCGGACCAACCAGCAGCTGCTGGAGCAGCAGGTCGCCCAGGCGGGCGCCGTCCTGACCACGCAGGTCGCGGTGATCCAGACCCAGCTCGCCGACGCCGGCGAGGTGGCCCAGGCGACCGACGGCCGGCCGGCCCCCTTCATCAACTTCGCCTCCGGCACGGTGCCCGGTGAGGCGATGTCGCTGTCGCTGTGGCGCGTCAGGGGGGAGCGGGCCGAGCGGCTCGCCGCCCACGGCCCCGACCCGCTGCTGCCGTCCGACGGCGCGGACGCCTTCCTCTCCGGCGTGCAGCCGACCGGGCAGCTGACCAGCGCCGGCATCCTGTCAGGAGAGCCGCCGCGCCTCGCCTACGCGCTCAGGCCCGCCGACGAGGAGGAGGGGCTCGTCGTCTACGCCGAGGTCCCGCTCCGGCGCGAGGTCCAGGTGGAGCAGGGCGAGGCCTTCGGCGGGCTCGACCTCGCCGTGTACCTCGGCCCGGACGCCGACCCGGACCGGCTCGTCCAGGCGACCGCCGAGACGCCCATCGACGGTGACACCGCGACCACGCAGGTTCCCTTCGGGGACGACGTCCTCACGGTCATCGCCGCCTCCCGCACGCCGCTGACCGGCTCGCTCGCCGCGGCCCTGCCCTGGATCGTCCTCGGGGTCGGTGGTGCGCTGGCGCTCGTCAGCGGGGCGACGGCGGAGACTCTGTTCCGTCGCCGGGCGGTCGCCGAGCAGCTGGCCGCCGACAACGAGCAGCTGTACCGCCAGCAGCGTGGCATCGCGTCCTCCCTGCAGCACGCCCTGCTGCCCCAGGTGGTGCCGGTCGCCGGCATGGAGCTCGCCGCCCGCTACGTCGCCGGCGTCGACGAGCTGGAGGTCGGCGGCGACTGGTACGACGTCATCGAGGGGGCCGAGGGCCGGTCGGTGTTCGTGGTCGGCGACGTCTCCGGTCGCGGGCTGCCCGCCGCCACGACCATGGCCGCGCTCCGGTTCGCCGTCCGCGCCTACGTCGCGCAGGGCGACGGGATCGAGACCGTACTGACCAAGCTGCGCCCGCTGCTGGACGTGTCCGTCGACCACCAGTTCGCCACGGTGCTGCTCGGCGAGGTCGACCCAGCGGCGGGGGTGGTCCGCCTCGTGTCGGCCGGCCACTTCGGTCCGCTGCTGCTGGCCGAGGGCCGCGCCGAGTTCGTTGAGTGCACGGTCGCCCCGCCGGTAGGCGTCCCGACGCCGTTGCCGCCGTCGGTCACCGAGGTCCGGGTGGAGGGCCCGTCGACGCTGCTGGCGTTCACCGACGGCGCCGTCGAGCGCCGCGGCGAGGTCGTGGACACCGGCCTCGAGCGGCTGCGGTCCACCGCGGCAGCCGCCGCCGAGCACCCGCTGGCCGAGCTGCTCGACCGCCTGATGCAGATGCCCATCGCGGGTGGCGGGCGCGACGACACGGTCATCCTGGGCGTGCGCTGGCCCGGCGCGTAGGCAGGGGATAGGCCGTCCGCCCGATGTGACGGCGGAACGGCCCCGCGATCCTCGGCAGGCATCAGCTCACCTCCGAGGAAGGAAATGCGATGACGACCTCCGTCGACGACGCCCAGCTCCAGACCCGGCACCGGACCATGTGGGGATCGGGCGACTACCCCACGATGGTCGAGACCTTCCTGACCCCGCTCGGACCGCGGCTGGTCGAGGCCTGTGGCATCGCGCCGGGCGACCGCGTCCTCGACGTCGCCGCCGGCACCGGCAACGCGGCGCTGCCCGCCGCGGCCCGCGGTGCACGGGTGACCGCCAGCGACCTCGTTCCGCAGTGGATGGACGCCGGGCGCGAGCGGGCCGCCGCCCAAGGCCTGGACCTCGAGTGGGTCGAGGCCAACGCCGAGGACCTGCCCTTCGACTCCGGCTCCTTCGACGTCGTCATGTCCTCGATCGGCGTGATGTTCGCCGTCCACCACCAGGTCGCCGCCGACGAGCTGGTCCGGGTCTGCCGGCCCGGCGGCACGATCGGTCTGCTGAGCTGGACGCCGGAAGGCATGCTCGGCGCGCTGTTCCGCACCATGAAGCCGTTCGCTCCGACACCCCCGCCCGGGGCGCAGCCGCCGGTCCTCTGGGGCAGCGAGGACCACCTGCGCGCGCTGTTCGGCGGCCGCGTCGAGTTCACCACGCTGCGACGGGAGGCCCTCGAGATCACCGCGTTCGCCGATCCGCACGACTACGCCCGGCACTTCATCGCCAACTACGGCCCCACGATCGCCGTCCGGGCCAACGCGGCCCGCGAGGGCCGGGAGGCGGAGTTCGACGCCGCCCTGTTCGCCTTCTGCGACGAGTGGAACCGCGGCACCGCGGACGCCGCCCGGTTCGAGAAGGAGTACCTGATCGCCGTCGGCACCCGTCGCTGAAGGGGTCCCGGGGCCCCGTGCCGCGTGGGACCCTTCCCGGGTGCGGAGCACCGTCGGTGCCGACCCGCTGCTCCTGGGCGGCAGGCGCTCGAGCGGGCGGACTGGGAGTCCGCCCGCTCGGCGTTCACCGCCGTCCTGGAGGACGGCGACTCGCCCGACGCCCGGGACGGCCTCGCCCAGGCACTGTGGTTCCTGGGCCACGTGCGCGAGGCCCTCGACCTGCGGGAGCGGGTCTTCGAGGACTACGTCCGGGCCGGCCGGTGCGACGACGCGGCCCGGGTCGCGGTCTGGGTCTCCCACCAGCACATGGTCGGCGGCCGCGCCTCCGCGGCCCGCGGCTGGCTGGCCCGGTCCGAGCGCGCCCTGCAGGGCGTGCCCGCCTGCGCCGGGCACGGCTGGGTGGCGGTGGAGCAGGTGCGGCAGTCCATCCGGGTCGACGACCAGATCGCGCACGCCACGCGGGCCCTCGACGTGGGCCGGACCACGGGGCAGAGCGACCTGGAGGTGCTCTCGGTCAGCCTGCTCGGTCGTGCCCGCGTGAATGCCGGGCACCGCGAGGAGGGCCTGCACCTGCTCGAGGAGGCGATGGCCGCGGCCACCGCGGGGCGGGTCCGCGACGTGCACACGCTCGCCGAGGCCTACTGCAACCTGGTGCTCGCCTGCCGCAGCGCGGGGGAGTGGGAGCTGGCCAGCGAGTGGTGCGAGCTCGTCGACGCCTTCGCCCGTGCCCACTCCGCGGCGCCGCTGCTCGGGGCCTGCCGCACCGTGCACGCCGACGTCCTCATCGCGGGCGGCCACTGGGCCGAGGCCGAGCGGGCACTGCAGGCGGCGCTGGCCACGCACGCCCGGAACATCCCGGCCATGGGCGCCCCGACGGTCGGGTCGCTCGCGGAGCTCCGGGTGCAGCAGGGCCGGCTGCCGGAAGCCGAGGAGCTGCTGGCCGGCCGCGAGGAGCACCCGGCCGTGCTGCGCGCCCTCGCCCTGCTGCGCATGGCCGACGGCCGCGCGCGGGCAGCGGTCACCCTGCTCGAGCGGGGGCTGGCCGGCGCGGAGGACAACGCCGTCGCGGCGGCCCACTTCCTGGCGCCGCTGGTCGACGCCCGCCTGGCCCTCGGCGACGTCCCCGGCGCCCGGGCGGCCGCCGGCGAGCTCGGCCGGCTGGCCGAGGCGTCGGGGATCCGGCTGCTCGCCGCCCGAGCCGACCTCGCCGCCGCCGCCGTCGCGCTCCGGGTCGGGGAGGCCGCCCAGGCGGTGGAGCCGGCGCGGCGGGCACTCGCCGCGTTCAGCGCCCTGCTGATGCCGCTGGACGCCGGCACGGCGCGGCTGGCGCTGGCCCGGGCGATCGCGGCCGACGCCCCCGACACCGCGAGCGACGAGGCGCGGGCCGCGCTGACCGCCTTCCGGGGCCTCGGCGCCTCCCGGGCCATGGACGCCGCCGCCGCGCTGCTGCGCGGGCTCGGCACCGGGCAGGGCGGCCGCGCGCGGGCGGTGGGAGAGCTGACGGCGCGCGAGGAGGAGGTTCTCGGCCTGCTGTCGCTGAGCATGTCGAACGCCGGCATCGCCCGCAGCCTCCTGATCAGCGAGCGGACCGCCGGGCACCACGTGAGCCGCATCCTCACCAAGCTGGGCGTCCGCAACCGGGCGGAGGCCGCCGCGTACGCGGCTCGGGCACGGACGGCGGGGTGAGCGCTCGACGGGTCGGGTAGGCCGGGACCGTGGACGTGCGCACCCTCCTGCTCGGTGACTGGACCCCGGTGATCCGGGACGGCATCGATCTCCTGCGCCTGGCGATCCTCGGTGGCGCCGTCGTCTACGGTCTGACCGGGCGGCCCGGGGCGGCGGCGCTGCTCGCCGGCCTCGGCGCCGTGACGCTCCTGGCCCGGCTGATCGACCTGCCCCGGGTGTACGACCTGTCGCTGACCGGGGCCATGGCGCTGCAGGGGTTCGGCGAGACGTTCGGCCTCTACGACCAGTTCGTCCGGTTCGACGACCTCGTGCACGTCACGCTGCCGATGCTCACCGCGCCCGTCGTCTACATCGCCCTCGCCCGGCTCGACGTCGTCCCGGATCCGAAGGACGAGACGCACCTGCGGCACTACGTCGGCATCGCGGTGGCCACCGCCGCGCTGGGCATCTCGATCGGCGCCCTCTGGGAGATCTTCGAGTGGCGCTCCGACGTCTGGTTCGGCACCGAGCTGTCGGAGGGCAACGACGACACCAACGGCGACCTCGTCCGCGACACCCTGGGCTCGCTGGCCGGCGCGGCGCTGCTGGTGGCGTGGGCACGGTTCGGCTGGGGCTCGGTGCGACGGATCCCCGGCGTGAACACGCACGAGGAGGTCAGCGCCTGACCGGCGTCAGCCGCCGTACGGCCGGGTGATGATCTCCAGGACGTGCCCGTCGGGGTCGTGCCAGTAGACGCCGCGGCCGCCGTCGTGGGTGTTGATCCGCCCGGGCTCCCGCTGGAAGGGGTCGGCCCAGAACGGCAGCCCACGGGCCCGGATGCGGCCGAGGATCGCGTCGAACTCCTCCTCGGACACCAGGAACGCGTAGTGCCGGGGGTGGACCTGCTCGTCGTCCAGGAAGTCGAGCGAGACGCCGTTGGCCAGCTCGACGACCGCGAACGGCCCGTAGGTCGTCGGCTCGGGCAGGCCGAGGACGTCGGCCAGGAAGGCCGCCGAGGCCCGCTTGTCACGGGCGCCGACGATGGTGTGGTTCAGCTGCACGGCCATGCGGCCGAGACAAGCACCCGGCCGGGGGTCAGGCCAGGGCCGCGGCCACGGCGTCGAACATGGCCTCGCGGAAGGCGCGCATCGTCTCCGCGGTGGCGTGCAACTCCACCTCCGCGGCGTGGTACATCCCCGGCTCGACCCGCACGGTGACCGGCACGCCGGCCTTTCCCAGCCGGCGGGCGTACTCCAGGTCCTCGTCGTGGAACAGGTCGAGGTCGCCCACCCCGATCCAGGCCGGCGGCAGTCCGGTCAGGTCCTCCCGGCGGGCCGGGACGGCGTGGCGCGGCGGCTCCGCTGTGCCCGGGGCGGCGCCGAGGTAGCAGCTCCAGGCGTACCGGTTGGACCGCGGCGTCCAGATCAGCCCGCCGCGGCCACCGTGGTCGCGGCGCAGCACCGTGCGGTCGTCGAGCATCGGGTAGACCAGCGCCTGGAACGCCACCGGCACGCCTTCGTCGTGCGCCCGCTGGACGACGGATGCGGCCAGCAGCCCGCCGGCGCTGGCCCCGCCGACGGCGACGCGGGAGGGGTCCACGCCGAACTCCGCGTCCTCGGCGTGCAGCCATCGGAGGGCCGCCGAGCAGTCGTCCAGCCCGGCGGGGAAGGGGTGCTCCGGCGCGAGCCGGTAGCGCACGCTCACGACGAGGACCCCCGCGTGCCGGGCGAGCCGGCTGCACAGCTCGTGGTCGCCCTCGGGCGCGCCGATGATCGTGCCTCCGCCGTGGATCCACAGCAGCGCGCCGCCGGGGCGGGTGCGGCCGT from Blastococcus sp. PRF04-17 encodes the following:
- a CDS encoding DUF6221 family protein, which translates into the protein MDFESGLEPDMQPNLDQFLLDRIAEDKRIATDAALASGREEWTADDLPGTDRPHQVGDHLSRHDPARVLAECSAKRRLVLACRDARPEYRFLGRRPEGLADFPLSPADQHQLAAVTLALLALPYADHAEYQKAWRP
- a CDS encoding VOC family protein — protein: MAVQLNHTIVGARDKRASAAFLADVLGLPEPTTYGPFAVVELANGVSLDFLDDEQVHPRHYAFLVSEEEFDAILGRIRARGLPFWADPFQREPGRINTHDGGRGVYWHDPDGHVLEIITRPYGG
- a CDS encoding LuxR C-terminal-related transcriptional regulator gives rise to the protein MGPFPGAEHRRCRPAAPGRQALERADWESARSAFTAVLEDGDSPDARDGLAQALWFLGHVREALDLRERVFEDYVRAGRCDDAARVAVWVSHQHMVGGRASAARGWLARSERALQGVPACAGHGWVAVEQVRQSIRVDDQIAHATRALDVGRTTGQSDLEVLSVSLLGRARVNAGHREEGLHLLEEAMAAATAGRVRDVHTLAEAYCNLVLACRSAGEWELASEWCELVDAFARAHSAAPLLGACRTVHADVLIAGGHWAEAERALQAALATHARNIPAMGAPTVGSLAELRVQQGRLPEAEELLAGREEHPAVLRALALLRMADGRARAAVTLLERGLAGAEDNAVAAAHFLAPLVDARLALGDVPGARAAAGELGRLAEASGIRLLAARADLAAAAVALRVGEAAQAVEPARRALAAFSALLMPLDAGTARLALARAIAADAPDTASDEARAALTAFRGLGASRAMDAAAALLRGLGTGQGGRARAVGELTAREEEVLGLLSLSMSNAGIARSLLISERTAGHHVSRILTKLGVRNRAEAAAYAARARTAG
- a CDS encoding class I SAM-dependent methyltransferase; amino-acid sequence: MTTSVDDAQLQTRHRTMWGSGDYPTMVETFLTPLGPRLVEACGIAPGDRVLDVAAGTGNAALPAAARGARVTASDLVPQWMDAGRERAAAQGLDLEWVEANAEDLPFDSGSFDVVMSSIGVMFAVHHQVAADELVRVCRPGGTIGLLSWTPEGMLGALFRTMKPFAPTPPPGAQPPVLWGSEDHLRALFGGRVEFTTLRREALEITAFADPHDYARHFIANYGPTIAVRANAAREGREAEFDAALFAFCDEWNRGTADAARFEKEYLIAVGTRR
- a CDS encoding Hsp20/alpha crystallin family protein; its protein translation is MALPAPTRPKAAERWDPFRELEELQERFARLWQETGGSLDRWVPLADLEETDDAFVVELELPGAARDDVDVQLDDGMLTISGEIKERERAGILRRRTRKVGKFRYSVSLPGELDEDHVEATLSEGVLTVRAPKSAQSRRRRIPIGR
- a CDS encoding ATP-binding SpoIIE family protein phosphatase: MTDVLWQRRPRPRPGSPVLVGWRGEPTTAAEVRGLRMQLRTLLSGRTRPPGATDDDVDRLLLAFEELVSNGLRHGRAPVHVSLTETGGGWLLEVSDAAGDTPPVPAVGRDAAHGGLGLYLVASLSGAHGWTTADNGRKVVWARVDFSGDEPSQERPAPVAGPELRIRRAVPPAAVAPAAAPPVARAPAASQRPARLRPSRLSVLATAVVLLVALALAWLASSVNARTNQQLLEQQVAQAGAVLTTQVAVIQTQLADAGEVAQATDGRPAPFINFASGTVPGEAMSLSLWRVRGERAERLAAHGPDPLLPSDGADAFLSGVQPTGQLTSAGILSGEPPRLAYALRPADEEEGLVVYAEVPLRREVQVEQGEAFGGLDLAVYLGPDADPDRLVQATAETPIDGDTATTQVPFGDDVLTVIAASRTPLTGSLAAALPWIVLGVGGALALVSGATAETLFRRRAVAEQLAADNEQLYRQQRGIASSLQHALLPQVVPVAGMELAARYVAGVDELEVGGDWYDVIEGAEGRSVFVVGDVSGRGLPAATTMAALRFAVRAYVAQGDGIETVLTKLRPLLDVSVDHQFATVLLGEVDPAAGVVRLVSAGHFGPLLLAEGRAEFVECTVAPPVGVPTPLPPSVTEVRVEGPSTLLAFTDGAVERRGEVVDTGLERLRSTAAAAAEHPLAELLDRLMQMPIAGGGRDDTVILGVRWPGA
- a CDS encoding alpha/beta hydrolase — encoded protein: MRTRALVALAAAATAAALARRARTLAPVAPELRTPALWVPLALSGKLTLAAGRKLYPRPTSPVDGVTVSRRDVPGGLDAFVYEPDGRTRPGGALLWIHGGGTIIGAPEGDHELCSRLARHAGVLVVSVRYRLAPEHPFPAGLDDCSAALRWLHAEDAEFGVDPSRVAVGGASAGGLLAASVVQRAHDEGVPVAFQALVYPMLDDRTVLRRDHGGRGGLIWTPRSNRYAWSCYLGAAPGTAEPPRHAVPARREDLTGLPPAWIGVGDLDLFHDEDLEYARRLGKAGVPVTVRVEPGMYHAAEVELHATAETMRAFREAMFDAVAAALA
- a CDS encoding SGNH/GDSL hydrolase family protein — its product is MPGRKQSLVTVVLSALVVLLVGTPVAQAGDPLHYVALGDSYSAASGVLPPDPEAPPQCLRSLANYPHVIAAETGAQLTDVSCGGADTTDYFEPQHDGVAPQLDAVTADADLVTMTIGGNDSGVFINSIILCGQAGLSTLGKGSPCKDRYGSSFEDTVRSTTYPSLVTALSAVRDRAPDAEVAIIGYPWILPKTGGCFDRMPVAEGDVPYLRSLQATLNDAVKQAAKKTGVTYVDMNRVSEGHDACQPIGVRWIEPVLQSTNPVVVHPNALGEQQMAAQAMKVLGLR